Genomic segment of Oryzias melastigma strain HK-1 linkage group LG21, ASM292280v2, whole genome shotgun sequence:
aaaaaaaaagttatctgtTGTGAATCTACAAAtgcactatttaaaaaaatctaattcattaatatttgtgtaaaaatgttggaaaagtaattttttgcctttaaagCTAGTTTGCCCTTTGGAgtgcagttgtttttttaaaagaagtgaTTATAATTTgagatgtatttttatgttataatcATTCAGAGTgagaataaacataaaatggaGATGCTCTGTTTTAGTAACAAAACTTTGGTATATGGGTAAAGGTCTTAAATTAGTGAATATTGCAAAAAGATTTAGGTTAcagttaaaatgtcaaataatttGTCGATACTAGTGAAAATTCATCATGTATTGACAAACATGTATGAATGGAATTTTGTATGTgagcggctggatggctcagttagCTGTTATGTTATGTTTGAATAACCAGATAAAATTCAAACCACCCCTTTccaaaagaaatacaattaaataaataagttgaaATAATGTTAAATAGAACATTCAAACCAGAGTTTAATCCGCTCCATACTCAAACATTCACTGTGTGAAATGACCAATAGATATAACTAAAAAATCCAGTTATGTTTGACAGTCATCACTCTATAAACACAGTCATGTCTGCAGCTAAAACAGCACAAGtactgtgaaataaaaacatataaatgatcaaaatattcaaatgcaGACCTTATTGTGCTCTAATGGTGCCATCAAATCTTTATCTttgttaaaaacctaaaaaaggaTCATGTCCCAGCAGCACATGTACATGTGTGGCAGAcagtattttaaaacaaatattgttacAACAGCTTAGCCTTCTTCCAGCAGTTGTTATCTCAGCAGCCCAAATCAATGGCTGCAACAGAGAGCCGTCTGCCTCTGCTTGAAATCTAGAACCCGAGGAGCCGAATGCTCTGTGATGAGCATATTGAGCAGGAAAAGTGTCTTCCTGCAAGAAAGCTATTAGCACAGAGATGAAGACTGCTCTCAATAATGGAAACTTCTTAAAAGGGATTATTTGCACACACATTGCTTTAAGACAGAGCGGGagattttctttgatgtttcgGTGAAAACAGGGATTACAGATATTACCCATCATGAAAGCCAGAAAAGCATTGTTGGTAATGATGCtctcataaacacattttactgcATGCAAACACTAAGTCATATTATTTGGAAGAAacattcctgatttttttttgtttggaggTCACTTCAAGCTTAGTTCTCCAGCCTTTAATAGCAGTACTTTACAATCTAAACTTACATTTTCTTACAAACGCTTGAAGGAAATTGTAAATACAACGCTTTATCCCTAGATATAAAATAGAAcattcctttcctttttttttttgttttttttgttttgcatataCGGTCCTGCTACCTTGAATATTCTAAAGATCTTGAAACTAAAGTAGGGTTGGGCCTGGTTCTCATCCATCCAAAGACTAACAAGATGTTGTAATTTCTGCAACCTCATAAGGAAGTCCACGTAAATACTGAAGGTTAGGTCAAGGAGAGCAGCAACATCACATTGAAAAGAGTATCCGAAAGTAAAAAAGAATGCTCAACAATATCTGTGGAAAACTTTGGAGCAGCCTACAGTTTTCCAGATAGNNNNNNNNNNNNNNNNNNNNNNNNNNNNNNNNNNNNNNNNNNNNNNNNNNNNNNNNNNNNNNNNNNNNNNNNNNNNNNNNNNNNNNNNNNNNNNNNNNNNNNNNNNNNNNNNNNNNNNNNNNNNNNNNNNNNNNNNNNNNNNNNNNNNNNNNNNNNNNNNNNNNNNNNNNNNNNNNNNNNNNNNNNNNNNNNNNNNNNNNNNNNNNNNNNNNNNNNNNNNNNNNNNNNNNNNNNNNNNNNNNNNNNNNNNNNNNNNNNNNNNNNNNNNNNNNNNNNNNNNNNNNNNNNNNNNNNNNNNNNNNNNNNNNNNNNNNNNNNNNNNNNNNNNNNNNNNNNNNNNNNNNNNNNNNNNNNNNNNNNNNNNNNNNNNNNNNNNNNNNNNNNNNNNNNNNNNNNNNNNNNNNNNNNNNNNNNNNNNNNNNNNNNNNNNNNNNNNNNNNNNNNNNNNNNNNNNNNNNNNNNNNNNNNNNNNNNNNNNNNNNNNNNNNNNNNNNNNNNNNNNNNNNNNNNNNNNNNNNNNNNNNNNNNNNNNNNNNNNNNNNNNNNNNNNNNNNNNNNNNNNNNNNNNNNNNNNNNNNNNNNNNNNNNNNNNNNNNNNNNNNNNNNNNNNNNNNNNNNNNNNNNNNNcttttttttgttttttttttttgttttgcatatatGGTCCTGCTACCTTGAATATTCTAAAGATCTTGAAACTAAAGCAGGGTTGGGCCTGGTACTCATCCATCCAAAGACTAACAAGATGTTGTAATTTCTGCATCCTCATAAGGAAGTCCACGTAAATACTGAAGGTTAGGTCAGGGAGAGCAGCAACATCACATTGAAAAGAGTATCCGAAAGTAAAAAAGAGTGCTCAACAATATCTGTGGAAAACTTTGGAGCAGCTTACAGTTTTCCAGataaggtttaaatttgcaatattttgcaaaaattaggataaaatagcaaaaactgtataatgtaaacaacaacaatggcAACATGACAAAGTGTGTCTCTGCAGTGCCATTCATGTCTTACTATCTAAAGGTTTAATGTTTGTTGAAAACGCTTTTGAAATCCTGATTGAATTTGAGTTTAACGGTGTTTTCAGATGGGAAAAGTCCATTGAACTCTGTATttggtttgtattcagactgccatcaAACTGACAGTTCTGTTTCAatccaaagcttgtaaacaaaaccctGTGACTACAGATCTcatcagtcattggccaggaattacgagggcggggcaaagcaacgagagaaagaataatggaagtcctttGGCAATCCTTGTCAGAAAGACTTCACTTATTCTAACGTTATATTTCATTGACCAGTTTTAAACATCAACGTGAGGTGCAGCATTCTTTAATGCTACTTTGGTGGAGCGGAGACATGCTACAAGGTGGATACTGAGAAGTTGCCGGCTATGAAGGTACGCTGATGAGTGTTTATGGcatagattgtcaggaaaacagtgtgagaagcaatgtagATAACgttaaaagtagttttagagagcctgcattcatttgaccacatttcagtgagttgctgtgtctcattgttgctctgCTACTCTGTTCCCATCCCGTAATGCCCAGCTACGGTGGCTgctttggtccagttgttccactccaagCACAGAGTCTACtcaaaccataaaaaaactgaactgaagCTCAGTCTGATCGCAAACGAACCGAGACTAACTCAAAAGAGGAGTGTTGGACCAAGGACTGCTCAGATGTATTCAGACGTaaattttttatctttcagcaaacaaaatgtgtccagtctgaatacacgaTCAGTTTTGCTTTcaagaaaatttaaaacaagaaacttCAATAATTACTTGTTCATTGACTGCCGTATTTGAAATTTTATAAGCTAAAACAACTGGACTAAAATTATATGTCATGTTAGCTGTTCTATACCTGAGTCTTTGTTGGAACCATGACCTTACTGTACCTTGTGTCGGCCTGGACAGCCTGCTTTGGGAATCACACAAACTGGCAGTGGTTAAAAAGGGTTCAGACGAGGGTTGGAGGGGCTGGAGAAAGGCCACAGAGGGAAAAGGCACTGACGGGATATGGGTCATGGAGGAGTCAGACATGGAGCTGGGCACCCCTGCATGACTGCTGTCCTTAAAGCCGGAGGGTACTCTCCATCGGGGTAACGGGGAAGGAGACACATCCTTGCTGGAGGAACCAGGGACACTGGGAGATATGAGGGACTGCTCTGGGGTTGAGGAGGATTTAGGCAGGAGGTGCAgaatggaggagaagaaggAACAGGATTCTGGGAGAGGGATGGTCCCGATTCCACTATCCAATGTTCGCGTCTTGCAACCAGAGCCTGCAGCACAAGGAGAACAGCTGAAGTGGCTCAGGAAGGCAAAAAACAAGGGGAGCACACAAGGGCAATGAAACAACAGGGCTGAAGTGGAGCTAAAGGGTTTAAAGAAGTAAttgttctaaaattaaattagtttaacatgtttgttttttttaactgtgttcaTGCTGAAGCTCTTACACTTCAAGAAAAGTCGTATTTCCTTTTACAAATGACAACTGAGAATGAAAATCCCTCAAAGATCCAACagcatttaatgaaaacagcttTATGAAGTGGTAATTGCCAatttgttttgctaaattatttattttgtaatttaatttttgtcagaTTGTCTTTGGTGTTGATTAAGAGCACATTGAAGCATCTGTTTCTAATATTTAAGCAgattatcctttttttcttactctaaaacttctaaaatagaaaaatggtGGTTCAGTATATTCTaacctgaaaaaagccaaactaGCCCACTTGAACCACTGCTTTGtatcacaaatgtttgtttttttttccagatgaacGTGCGAGTATCAGCATGCAACGATCCACAAAGCGAGTACCAAACGCAGATCATGGTCTACTGCATGACATGAAACCCAAATACACTGCTGAGTGTATTTTATTAGTGTCACCACACAGACATGCTGTGACATGACATGCTGCAGAATTCTCACAGTCTGTCATTTTGCCCTCAGAAGTGCAGATGAATGTGCGTCGCTTTTGCACGGATCGTTATAGCATATTGCATCTTAAACATAGCACTgcgtaaatatttaaattatccTGCATTTCTAAAAACTCATTATATAATCCTTTTTAGTAATATTCTTAGGAATAATAGCAAAAATTATAACAAATTGAATCATTCAACTTTGTTAACCACATTCTACAAAATGACCTCATTTTCCTCTTGATAACAGCATGTGATTGGTTTAATATTAACCTAACCTTTCCATCGGTTTAATATCAGTccagaaaaacatttggaaatattTCTAACCCATAATTACCCACAAGCCACTGCAATGTGTGAAGGACCTGTCTGCTTTAGAACAATATGACATTGTATGGTAATCATTCAGGTAAAAATACAGCAGctgattttgaaggaaaataaaataaaacgtttaaCATGGATTGTTTTCTACATATTCAATcagaaaaatatgcaaacagATTATTACTTGGAAAGCCAAAAGAGATGAATGACAAGAATAGTAAATCCCTATCTTCTTTCAATTGGTTTTGAccattttaatgaataaaaacacaaaaacaggaggaaaaaaacttgtaaacaataatttcattttgaattgGTGCGATGGATgtcactactttttttatttttttatcatccaTCGAGTCATAAACTGCTCCTTCAACTCCTCGTTGAGCTCGGGGACTCGTGGCCCAGTCTGGATGGAATAATTCAGCTCACAGCTGAAGGCAAAGTTAATTCTCTCATAAGTGGCTTGGATGATTGTGCTTAGCTTGTACCACGGTGAAATTTTAATGAGGTGATTAACCTCGGAGGCCAGGCGTCCGTCCGAATCAAACATGCTTGATATTTGCAGCGCCTTGCTGATGGTGTCACCCCGGCCAATGAAATTTCAACAGGGTCTGCCACGACTTCTCTACTCGAACTAAgttaaaacttcatttatttcttagactcaaatgtatttttttagattatttttgcaAGTTTCAAGTTAGTAAATCAGTGATGCCAAAAATGTTGTCAACCCATAATTAGGAACAAACTATGAGGATTGAGTGCTTTAGTTTTCAGTGGTATTTTTAGTAATGTCTTGTTTTTGAGTTGTCCTGTCAGTCACTCCAGGTTCATGTTAATCATCCAtggctgttttcatttctggtAACTGTCCTTAGTCTATAACTGTCTTGTTTTCTGTTGGTCATATCAGGTCACCTGCTCTGTCACCATTGTTTTCTCCAttctagtttatttattaaatgtttacatttctacCACAAGCTGCGTTTTGGGTCCCACACCACTGGTTCCTGACACAAACACGgtattttttgtacaattttcaGAGTATGGACTAAATATGGATGCTTTCAATCTactataaattaattaaaatggcCCACACAGGTGTAAACAAATTTCTGAAAGTTTAAATGAAACTGGTGCAGTTTAagcaaaatatgaatataatgAGACTGTGTTTTTATcgtgttcttgtgccatttttccgATGAGggagggcatatataaagaaaattagcttaaaattgcctttctgagtatttatttattcaaaatgttataaatgaggaggagcagatgaaaaaaaagtttaaaaaagagtgtatttgtgacataaaaaatacactgggtgagccacaagctcccctGCTCCAGGCGgagttgctctgcaccaacagtcttGCGTTAATTaggttaatttctgataaaaaataaataaataaataaataaaaaaactcctgTCACTCTTCTGAAGCTATACCCtagaaaatgatatttttatctttgctaAATAtacataaccataattaaaataccactggtaacactttataatagatcaaaaggtgactggagtgggtctttaagctgcTGATTGTATATCAAGGACATGCTAACAGTCATGTCCAATACCATATAATGAAAACTGGCTGAAGCAACCAAAATAAGTAGGAAAGTTCAAATGGAAGTAACACTTTTGCATATTATTGACTATGGAGAACCTCTGTGTTCAACATgagtaaagtgtttttttcttaattggaTGGGTCTTACATGCAAACTCTCCAGTGCATGAATGTGTGAAAATTAATGATTAAGCCAACATCCaaaatttcttttaaagcaaTGCCAGCAGGATGAAGTCTTTTTCAAATAATGTTTCATTTGTGGTCTGATGCAAAAATtcaacagagaaaacaaaacaaaaaataaatataaatcatggttaagaaaaaaaacaccaagacaccaataaatatatattatttcatGTCTTGTTGGCTGCTCATATTCTTCATAAACAGGACTTACACATATCTTTCATAACTGATCTTCACTTCTGTCTGCAAACTGTAAAATGGTAAGCACAGACAAAACCTTAATGTTGTTGTGCCTGGAAGGACTAAGCCAGctcatttgttctgttttttgtttctggatGTTCATCAAGTCTCGTATAAGACAAGAGAATTAAAAGACCTGACCTATTACAGCATCTTTGGGGACGTTCTTCGCCGTGGATCCTTTGTCATCATCAGCTCTCAGACTCATCTGCAACTTTGTATTTGTGCAaaagagtaaaaacacaaagttacaAATAAACTTCGCCTGTGAAATCAAAATGGGGCAATAtcatacattttcttgatttgttttttagttatcTCCTACAATACTAGTTTGCATGCATTATATATCTTTATAGACATAAATGCACAAGGTGTAAGATTTAGGATCATATGTAAAAATAGATTAGTACACATATGTATGTAACTACTTGAACAGGCTTTTTTGAGATGCACTTTTTGAtgtaaaaagtgtatttaaaagctaaaaataatgaGATAAAAACCCCACAAAAACGTATTCAATTCAAGTATATTGCAAATGAGCAACATTATAATGTTCAAGGACAAACAGTAAAAGCCCCCATCAGACACTGCACTGCACTCACAGAAATGTGCTTCTACCATTGTTAAAAAGGCTCAAAAAGTACTTAAAGCATCATTGTTACAATAAGAActagacaacaataaaaacactcacCTTTGGGTCCCCGATGACGTTGGAGTGTCCCTGAATTTCACTCAGAGACATTCCGGGACAGGGCATTGAGATGCATGCCCTCACTGCATCATGAGACTCTCTCCTTCCAACAGAGCTGACACAAAACAGTTTGTCAACAACTTTATGCTGCGATCCAGACATTGACTTCAGGTGCCCAGAGTTATTTGGCTGATAAATTGCAATTCAATCTATTGAAACTTGGCTGTGTTTCTCTACAAAGTATGTCTGATTAGGTTTAAGGAGATTGATAAAGTGTCTAAAAGATTcttaacaaacaaaagcaatatCATTTAAGAAATGAATATTCCATGAATAAATTCACTTAGTGAAACACTTATGACATGTCAAAGGAGTCATTATTATCTGCATAAAAGACAGAGACCAAAATTCCTTGATGTCTTACCTGTCTTTTCCATCActcttccttctttctttctttttgtcagaCTTCGTATTCTTCCCTCCAAGAAGTGATGTAATTTTTTGCTCCCGTTTTTCCTCTTTGACTTTGAGTGGTTCGGCTTTTTTGCTACTTGGTGCCGGCAGCTTACTTTTGCGAAAACCAAACCAATTTGCGAGACTTGAGCCAGACTTTTGCttgatttcatttgttctttCTTGTTCCTGAGATTTGTGCAAGTTCTCCTCAATTCCAAGCATAACTTTCTCTTCGATGGTGGTTATGGTACTTTGTCTCTCTGGTTCTTCTGAGACTGGCTCTCCAAATGCGCTAGAAAATTGTTGCTCAATCTGAAGCCGCCTAGCTTGCTCTCGTTGGAGTTTCAGGCTCTGAAGCCTTTCACTGGAGGAACCCAAGTGTGTAGGAACAGTCAGTCCCTCTTCAATCAGAAAGTTGTTCAAAAGGGATCTATTCATTGGACAATGGTAGCTGCTGGAACAACTCATGCTACCAGGAAGGACATCCCCAAGAGAATTCAAAGAGCTCCCAGAGTGTGTTTTGATCTGAGTACGAACCTTTCCGGATCTATTGAAGCTTGGTCGGTCCATGTAGCGTGCACCAAAGCTCTGACTGCGAGCTTTTGCACCGTTCATGCCCATTACAGGTTTGAAAATAGGTCTGGTGGAAACAGACACAGAGCGTTTGAACAGCCAACCTTCCTCATCAAATCCCCAGTCTAGCACCATACTGCTGTCTGTGGCAACAGGTCGAACGGGCTCAGAGTCCAGGGAACTACAACGAGTCTCAATCTTTCTGTGAGCTTTATCATGTGCCCCACAGTCGTGTGCCGCTTGGGGGTCACAAGTAAAAGTCTGAAAGGTCTGCCCACTTTTCAGGTCATCTTTGTGCTGTCTTCCAAAAACAAGGAAGGTACTTGTGTCTTGTCCAGCAATAGTTTCATGAGATTTAGCATTAGCAGGGAAAGTCCTTTTCATAGGTCTCGATGAGGAAGATGGTGGATTGTGGGCATTTCCGTGGTAGTATATGTTGGAGTATACTGGTGGCATGAATTCTGAAAGCTTTGGCTCACTAATGCTCTGTTGGGATCTTTGAAGGATGCTTGGATGGGGAAACATTGCAGCAGATGCATTTTCTCCAAGACATGGGGCATTTCTGTGAGTACATACTGACTCAGGAGGCTGGGATTCTTGAATGGGGACAGGTGGCTTGTGGGTATGGCTAATATTGGCAGGTATGTCTTTCAGAGGTTTGCATTCAGCACCTCTTTGTTGAGCTGTTTGTTGATTGTCTTTTAGTGGGTCAGGAATTTGAGCTTGTGATGAAGAGAAGAACTCATTTGGTTGTGTTTTCATTGCTGTTGGTGTCTGTTTTCCAGAtgacttttgatttttgttgtcaGAGTTGGATGTAAGTATTATGGAAGTACTTTGACCTGGGGTGGGAGGTGGGGAGGGGGATCTAGGCTCAGTTTGTGAGACTTCACCGTGCTGGTCTTGGCGCCTCTGTTTTCTTGGTGAGCAGGGTAAATTGTCGTAGATGCTTTCCTCCACAGAGTCACTACTCGAGAGCCTACTGATGTGCAAAGAAGACCTTGCTGGACTTTTTGAGCC
This window contains:
- the LOC112155374 gene encoding nck-associated protein 5 isoform X2, with the translated sequence MVTLQQHFSSMEETVRTLLQNQDTMEGPKVDPLDLMKAYKDKLLEEMWKQQDSLEGPTATAAEMTASPEAGGGSEGNSEDSNPLLERLRALEAENSALSLENDNQRKQYERCLDEVANQVVQALLTQKDLKEECVKLRTRVFDLEQQNRILSVLFQQRVKMSAVPISQEGQRNGKAGIPSGRWPSLLSLTCPRSSGSGSSSELSLSSACSEFSTGSHTWAEGRGSSKQSASSRDKRLSNGSVSSNHSAPTEQKDLGWKEGHILKGLKRLQMSNSKDASLLASEPHCKDCMTSNEGIYSLGVKCGQQGIVAKQGVPSNKPLKGKSEATTLDSDDPDEDSARESRDKPLKERLCLGKLDLGNKDNFQEDSLGRSGTSGLFPSPGSDKFLFLEGPSVKLGVSPSDSLTHLEETNTNSLEKHRTSSLNFSDRNNNQERYSERKSRLDDNKRQQEINSHKQVEAVSNGVDLSIQHAAMRALSSMNDSRQRSSSVEVPHCREEAHQAESETKNSTILESPQRKPLPPLCDSARKAFILRSKSADGGQEKLKHSPLHQKLIKGQRTKGQTNQNSSGHSVSSKRTNVNKPYGSCQETLSKSEEDEDSTISSSSKSAENIQQGSPLASPVKQSKVVKTSGINEGSKSPARSSLHISRLSSSDSVEESIYDNLPCSPRKQRRQDQHGEVSQTEPRSPSPPPTPGQSTSIILTSNSDNKNQKSSGKQTPTAMKTQPNEFFSSSQAQIPDPLKDNQQTAQQRGAECKPLKDIPANISHTHKPPVPIQESQPPESVCTHRNAPCLGENASAAMFPHPSILQRSQQSISEPKLSEFMPPVYSNIYYHGNAHNPPSSSSRPMKRTFPANAKSHETIAGQDTSTFLVFGRQHKDDLKSGQTFQTFTCDPQAAHDCGAHDKAHRKIETRCSSLDSEPVRPVATDSSMVLDWGFDEEGWLFKRSVSVSTRPIFKPVMGMNGAKARSQSFGARYMDRPSFNRSGKVRTQIKTHSGSSLNSLGDVLPGSMSCSSSYHCPMNRSLLNNFLIEEGLTVPTHLGSSSERLQSLKLQREQARRLQIEQQFSSAFGEPVSEEPERQSTITTIEEKVMLGIEENLHKSQEQERTNEIKQKSGSSLANWFGFRKSKLPAPSSKKAEPLKVKEEKREQKITSLLGGKNTKSDKKKERRKSDGKDSSVGRRESHDAVRACISMPCPGMSLSEIQGHSNVIGDPKLQMSLRADDDKGSTAKNVPKDAVIGSGCKTRTLDSGIGTIPLPESCSFFSSILHLLPKSSSTPEQSLISPSVPGSSSKDVSPSPLPRWRVPSGFKDSSHAGVPSSMSDSSMTHIPSVPFPSVAFLQPLQPSSEPFLTTASLCDSQSRLSRPTQGTVRSWFQQRLRYRTANMTYNFSPVVLAYKISNTAVNEQVIIEVSCFKFS
- the LOC112155374 gene encoding nck-associated protein 5 isoform X1, producing the protein MVTLQQHFSSMEETVRTLLQNQDTMEGPKVDPLDLMKAYKDKLLEEMWKQQDSLEGPTATAAEMTASPEAGGGSEGNSEDSNPLLERLRALEAENSALSLENDNQRKQYERCLDEVANQVVQALLTQKDLKEECVKLRTRVFDLEQQNRILSVLFQQRVKMSAVPISQEGQRNGKAGIPSGRWPSLLSLTCPRSSGSGSSSELSLSSACSEFSTGSHTWAEGRGSSKQSASSRDKRLSNGSVSSNHSAPTEQKDLGWKEGHILKGLKRLQMSNSKDASLLASEPHCKDCMTSNEGIYSLGVKCGQQGIVAKQGVPSNKPLKGKSEATTLDSDDPDEDSARESRDKPLKERLCLGKLDLGNKDNFQEDSLGRSGTSGLFPSPGSDKFLFLEGPSVKLGVSPSDSLTHLEETNTNSLEKHRTSSLNFSDRNNNQERYSERKSRLDDNKRQQEINSHKQVEAVSNGVDLSIQHAAMRALSSMNDSRQRSSSVEVPHCREEAHQAESETKNSTILESPQRKPLPPLCDSARKAFILRSKSADGGQEKLKHSPLHQKLIKGQRTKGQTNQNSSGHSVSSKRTNVNKPYGSCQETLSKSEEDEDSTISSSSKSAENIQQGSPLASPVKQSKVVKTSGINEGSKSPARSSLHISRLSSSDSVEESIYDNLPCSPRKQRRQDQHGEVSQTEPRSPSPPPTPGQSTSIILTSNSDNKNQKSSGKQTPTAMKTQPNEFFSSSQAQIPDPLKDNQQTAQQRGAECKPLKDIPANISHTHKPPVPIQESQPPESVCTHRNAPCLGENASAAMFPHPSILQRSQQSISEPKLSEFMPPVYSNIYYHGNAHNPPSSSSRPMKRTFPANAKSHETIAGQDTSTFLVFGRQHKDDLKSGQTFQTFTCDPQAAHDCGAHDKAHRKIETRCSSLDSEPVRPVATDSSMVLDWGFDEEGWLFKRSVSVSTRPIFKPVMGMNGAKARSQSFGARYMDRPSFNRSGKVRTQIKTHSGSSLNSLGDVLPGSMSCSSSYHCPMNRSLLNNFLIEEGLTVPTHLGSSSERLQSLKLQREQARRLQIEQQFSSAFGEPVSEEPERQSTITTIEEKVMLGIEENLHKSQEQERTNEIKQKSGSSLANWFGFRKSKLPAPSSKKAEPLKVKEEKREQKITSLLGGKNTKSDKKKERRKSDGKDSSVGRRESHDAVRACISMPCPGMSLSEIQGHSNVIGDPKLQMSLRADDDKGSTAKNVPKDAVIGSGCKTRTLDSGIGTIPLPESCSFFSSILHLLPKSSSTPEQSLISPSVPGSSSKDVSPSPLPRWRVPSGFKDSSHAGVPSSMSDSSMTHIPSVPFPSVAFLQPLQPSSEPFLTTASLCDSQSRLSRPTQGGVEPKKMTNIKSKGHVTPGQQKDQTRLQLANCKMQQIHLKDKVKIVLFHAPRVIISFSFWRHSRQSKETV
- the LOC112155374 gene encoding nck-associated protein 5 isoform X3, whose protein sequence is MVTLQQHFSSMEETVRTLLQNQDTMEGPKVDPLDLMKAYKDKLLEEMWKQQDSLEGPTATAAEMTASPEAGGGSEGNSEDSNPLLERLRALEAENSALSLENDNQRKQYERCLDEVANQVVQALLTQKDLKEECVKLRTRVFDLEQQNRILSVLFQQRVKMSAVPISQEGQRNGKAGIPSGRWPSLLSLTCPRSSGSGSSSELSLSSACSEFSTGSHTWAEGRGSSKQSASSRDKRLSNGSVSSNHSAPTEQKDLGWKEGHILKGLKRLQMSNSKDASLLASEPHCKDCMTSNEGIYSLGVKCGQQGIVAKQGVPSNKPLKGKSEATTLDSDDPDEDSARESRDKPLKERLCLGKLDLGNKDNFQEDSLGRSGTSGLFPSPGSDKFLFLEGPSVKLGVSPSDSLTHLEETNTNSLEKHRTSSLNFSDRNNNQERYSERKSRLDDNKRQQEINSHKQVEAVSNGVDLSIQHAAMRALSSMNDSRQRSSSVEVPHCREEAHQAESETKNSTILESPQRKPLPPLCDSARKAFILRSKSADGGQEKLKHSPLHQKLIKGQRTKGQTNQNSSGHSVSSKRTNVNKPYGSCQETLSKSEEDEDSTISSSSKSAENIQQGSPLASPVKQSKVVKTSGINEGSKSPARSSLHISRLSSSDSVEESIYDNLPCSPRKQRRQDQHGEVSQTEPRSPSPPPTPGQSTSIILTSNSDNKNQKSSGKQTPTAMKTQPNEFFSSSQAQIPDPLKDNQQTAQQRGAECKPLKDIPANISHTHKPPVPIQESQPPESVCTHRNAPCLGENASAAMFPHPSILQRSQQSISEPKLSEFMPPVYSNIYYHGNAHNPPSSSSRPMKRTFPANAKSHETIAGQDTSTFLVFGRQHKDDLKSGQTFQTFTCDPQAAHDCGAHDKAHRKIETRCSSLDSEPVRPVATDSSMVLDWGFDEEGWLFKRSVSVSTRPIFKPVMGMNGAKARSQSFGARYMDRPSFNRSGKVRTQIKTHSGSSLNSLGDVLPGSMSCSSSYHCPMNRSLLNNFLIEEGLTVPTHLGSSSERLQSLKLQREQARRLQIEQQFSSAFGEPVSEEPERQSTITTIEEKVMLGIEENLHKSQEQERTNEIKQKSGSSLANWFGFRKSKLPAPSSKKAEPLKVKEEKREQKITSLLGGKNTKSDKKKERRKSDGKDSSVGRRESHDAVRACISMPCPGMSLSEIQGHSNVIGDPKLQMSLRADDDKGSTAKNVPKDAVIGSGCKTRTLDSGIGTIPLPESCSFFSSILHLLPKSSSTPEQSLISPSVPGSSSKDVSPSPLPRWRVPSGFKDSSHAGVPSSMSDSSMTHIPSVPFPSVAFLQPLQPSSEPFLTTASLCDSQSRLSRPTQGGVEPKKMTNIKSKGHVTPGQQKDQTRLQLAN